One Epidermidibacterium keratini DNA segment encodes these proteins:
- a CDS encoding DoxX family protein produces the protein MFGKKDRDKTPDTASRDGAGLPRGPEHDDYDSPRTGGDAPRTTAGSGVPVAGGSSAASPDDNRTLDLAGRERNGAQYRSAGVGPTAAGADRGRDLHDDERVRGLRDDDRNLRDDDRDLRDDDRRRGLGAAGVGAAGVGAAGAYAATRDRDRDGDTDRDGYAGRDEYADHDDTRALPVHRDRADDRADYVDGHRTAAYDDDQRPVAGTAVDRDGDGVADAVETDDERRKAGYRITRLGGWLLGILRILIGFQFLWAFIDKTFGLGYPTSGEDAWINGGRPTEGYLQSVVAEDSNNPFKPMFQFFLDQPRVDWVFMIGLAGIGIALILGIAMWLTAICAAVLLVLMYLASWPIQQNPFVDGHLLEAVTVLALAACNAGAYIGLGRAWKTRRAHR, from the coding sequence ATGTTTGGCAAGAAGGACCGCGACAAGACCCCCGATACCGCCTCCCGGGACGGAGCTGGTCTCCCGCGCGGGCCCGAGCACGACGACTACGACTCCCCGCGCACCGGGGGCGATGCGCCCCGCACCACGGCCGGAAGCGGCGTCCCGGTTGCTGGCGGATCCTCCGCGGCGAGCCCGGACGACAACCGCACGCTGGATCTCGCAGGCCGCGAGCGCAATGGCGCGCAGTATCGTTCCGCTGGCGTCGGCCCCACCGCTGCCGGCGCCGACCGCGGACGCGACCTGCATGACGACGAGCGCGTGCGGGGGCTGCGGGATGACGATCGGAACCTGCGCGATGATGACCGCGACCTGCGCGATGACGATCGACGCCGAGGCCTGGGCGCGGCTGGCGTCGGAGCCGCCGGCGTGGGCGCAGCCGGTGCCTACGCCGCCACCCGAGATCGGGACCGCGACGGTGACACCGACCGAGACGGCTATGCCGGTCGTGACGAGTACGCCGACCACGACGACACGCGAGCTCTGCCCGTCCATCGCGACCGCGCCGATGACCGCGCGGACTACGTCGACGGGCACCGGACGGCGGCGTACGACGACGACCAGCGTCCGGTCGCTGGCACAGCGGTCGACCGCGACGGTGACGGCGTTGCCGACGCGGTCGAGACCGATGACGAGCGGCGCAAGGCCGGCTATCGCATCACTCGCCTTGGCGGCTGGCTGCTCGGGATCCTGCGCATCCTGATCGGCTTCCAGTTCCTATGGGCCTTCATCGACAAGACGTTCGGACTCGGCTACCCGACGTCCGGTGAGGACGCCTGGATCAACGGCGGGCGGCCCACCGAGGGCTACCTGCAGTCGGTCGTGGCCGAGGACTCCAACAACCCGTTCAAGCCGATGTTCCAGTTCTTCCTCGACCAGCCGCGGGTCGACTGGGTGTTCATGATCGGGCTCGCCGGCATCGGGATTGCACTTATTCTTGGCATCGCGATGTGGCTCACCGCGATCTGCGCCGCCGTACTTCTCGTCTTGATGTATCTGGCCTCGTGGCCGATCCAGCAGAACCCGTTTGTCGACGGCCACCTGCTGGAAGCGGTAACCGTGCTCGCGCTGGCCGCGTGCAACGCCGGTGCCTACATCGGGCTGGGTCGAGCCTGGAAGACCCGCCGCGCCCACCGGTAG
- a CDS encoding SDR family NAD(P)-dependent oxidoreductase has translation MTTADERPSGFAARTRFDGKVVLVTGASSGLGAAMAVAFAEQGADIAICGRRVERLEQTAAQVEQTGRRCVVVGADTSVPEDCERFAATAYDEFGRIDVLINNAGVGTAVPMTREQADEFRSVIDVNLNGVYWMSQSAVRRMEPGSNIVNISSILGTWSAGLPQAAYSASKAAVLGLTRDLAVQLTGRKGIRVNAIQPGYFMTEMTEQQPGDFLTGIADAAPAGRLGEVPELVDATIFLASDAAAYISGTSLIVDGGLTVR, from the coding sequence ATGACAACTGCTGATGAGCGCCCGTCCGGATTCGCCGCCCGCACCCGATTCGACGGCAAGGTCGTGCTTGTCACGGGCGCGTCGTCCGGACTAGGTGCGGCCATGGCCGTCGCCTTCGCCGAACAAGGCGCCGATATCGCGATCTGCGGACGGCGGGTCGAGCGCCTCGAGCAGACCGCAGCGCAGGTCGAACAGACCGGACGTCGCTGCGTTGTCGTCGGCGCAGACACCTCGGTTCCGGAGGACTGCGAGCGGTTTGCCGCCACGGCGTACGACGAGTTCGGCCGGATCGACGTACTCATCAACAACGCCGGCGTGGGGACCGCAGTCCCGATGACCCGCGAGCAGGCCGATGAGTTCCGCTCGGTTATCGACGTCAATCTCAACGGCGTCTACTGGATGAGCCAGTCGGCGGTACGTCGCATGGAGCCCGGCAGCAACATCGTGAATATCTCGAGCATCTTGGGCACCTGGTCTGCCGGGCTTCCGCAAGCGGCGTACTCGGCCTCGAAGGCCGCCGTGCTCGGGCTGACCCGAGACCTCGCCGTGCAGCTCACCGGCCGCAAGGGGATCCGGGTCAACGCGATCCAGCCCGGCTACTTCATGACCGAGATGACCGAGCAGCAGCCGGGTGACTTCCTCACCGGGATCGCCGACGCCGCACCGGCCGGACGGCTCGGAGAGGTGCCTGAGCTGGTCGACGCGACCATTTTCCTGGCCTCCGACGCGGCGGCATACATCAGTGGCACGTCGCTCATCGTCGACGGCGGCCTCACCGTCCGCTGA
- a CDS encoding cytochrome P450 — MTDVNFALPLLRDGYVPAAELDALRTEQPIARLELPEGIDVTGWLITRYDDAKAVLGDHQRFSNDFTRLAEAGDLQSLLQQDPGGLGLIDPPDHTRLRKIVTPEFTMRRLRRLEPLIDGIIAERLDAIAAAGPGADLVELYALPIPSLVITELLGVPYEDRDEFVDHSADRFTFTGDIGDSLGQIGESLKYLRGLVEKMRANPDGDGLIPQIIREHGDDITDTELAGLADGILTGGHETTASMIALGAHVLMQNPDYVSLISNAEPKQAQEIVDELLRVLTVVQVGFPRLAKEDVEVGGQLIKAGELALVSLSAANRDDALTPDAQTLDLRRGTTSHLAFGYGIHRCIGAELGRMELKVALPELFRRFPGIKHEGDPDLVDYRMFSIVFGLESLPVTW; from the coding sequence ATGACTGATGTGAACTTTGCCCTGCCCCTGCTGCGCGACGGCTACGTGCCCGCCGCCGAGCTCGATGCGCTGCGCACCGAGCAGCCGATTGCGCGGCTGGAGCTGCCCGAAGGCATCGACGTCACCGGGTGGCTGATCACCCGCTACGACGATGCGAAGGCGGTTTTGGGTGATCACCAGCGGTTTTCCAACGACTTCACCCGCCTGGCCGAGGCCGGCGACCTGCAGTCGCTGCTGCAGCAGGACCCCGGCGGTCTCGGGCTGATCGACCCCCCGGACCACACGCGACTGCGCAAGATCGTCACGCCGGAGTTCACCATGCGGCGGCTGCGGCGCCTTGAGCCGCTGATTGACGGCATCATCGCCGAACGCCTCGATGCGATCGCGGCCGCAGGGCCCGGAGCCGACCTCGTCGAGCTCTATGCGCTGCCGATTCCATCGCTGGTCATCACCGAGCTGCTGGGCGTGCCCTATGAGGACCGCGACGAGTTCGTCGACCACTCGGCCGACCGCTTCACCTTCACCGGCGACATCGGCGACTCACTGGGGCAGATCGGCGAGTCGCTGAAGTACCTGCGCGGACTCGTCGAGAAGATGCGGGCCAATCCCGACGGTGACGGGCTGATTCCGCAGATCATCCGCGAGCACGGCGACGACATCACCGACACTGAGCTCGCCGGGCTCGCCGACGGCATCCTGACCGGCGGTCACGAGACGACCGCGTCGATGATTGCCCTTGGCGCGCACGTGCTCATGCAAAACCCCGACTACGTCTCGCTGATCTCGAACGCAGAACCCAAGCAGGCGCAGGAGATCGTCGACGAGCTGCTGCGGGTCCTGACGGTCGTCCAGGTCGGCTTTCCCCGCCTGGCTAAGGAAGACGTGGAGGTCGGCGGACAGCTCATCAAGGCCGGCGAGCTGGCACTGGTCTCGCTGTCGGCGGCCAACCGTGACGACGCGCTGACCCCTGACGCGCAGACGCTCGACCTGCGGCGCGGCACGACCTCGCACCTCGCCTTCGGCTACGGCATCCATCGCTGCATCGGCGCGGAGCTTGGCCGGATGGAGCTGAAGGTCGCGCTACCTGAGCTTTTCCGCCGATTCCCGGGAATCAAGCACGAGGGCGATCCCGACCTCGTCGACTATCGAATGTTTTCGATCGTCTTCGGGCTGGAGTCGCTGCCGGTCACCTGGTAA
- a CDS encoding TM0106 family RecB-like putative nuclease — MDVADGRVVYSPADLSTYADCAYRALRRLDVATGRVRAPAAAGDALRDRIRERAREHELFVLDGYRERYGDGVLSLDGAPNVPHRAALTQRTLEALASGAEVIHRPHLASGQLYAVADFLVRYGDRWQLVESRFAHRVKTSGRIEIGALAQLLIALEVPIEVDALVHLGNRTSVAVPIIEVLPEAGMVRADFEADLAAALADGPVAWGTPGLRICGWCAPCREAAYLARDVRTVAGLRMEDRAPLLGAGISTIDQLAAADGAVDGLDPQRLSDLRAQARLQVRALPPGAERDPSLAGAVAFEVADAAPIEQLPRASEGDLFFDFESDPLWRASDDDSIDGLEYLFGLWVPARTDEEFVSFWAHNRAEERRALIRFMQFVEAAIARDPALHIYHYSSYEPTVLARVAQRHDTAVDQVAQLIDGGFFVDLLPVVRGSLRTSQDGFGLKKIEPLYMGDEARDGTVQTAAASVVGYQDYVELRDAGRLSEAAAVLAGIEDYNRYDCLSTYRLRNWLLSLVDLPSR, encoded by the coding sequence ATGGACGTCGCCGACGGCCGTGTCGTGTACTCCCCCGCGGACCTTTCGACGTACGCCGACTGCGCATACCGCGCCCTGCGGCGCCTCGATGTCGCTACCGGCCGCGTGCGAGCCCCTGCCGCCGCCGGTGATGCGCTGCGCGATCGGATCCGCGAGCGCGCCCGCGAGCACGAGCTGTTCGTGCTTGATGGCTATCGCGAGCGGTACGGCGACGGCGTACTTTCCCTGGACGGCGCGCCCAACGTGCCCCATCGCGCCGCGCTTACGCAGCGCACCCTCGAGGCGCTCGCCAGCGGCGCCGAGGTCATCCACCGCCCGCACCTGGCCAGCGGCCAGCTCTATGCGGTGGCTGACTTCCTGGTCCGGTACGGCGACCGGTGGCAGCTGGTCGAGTCGCGGTTTGCCCACCGCGTCAAGACCTCGGGTCGCATCGAGATCGGCGCGCTCGCACAACTGCTGATCGCTCTTGAGGTGCCGATCGAGGTTGACGCGCTCGTGCACCTCGGCAACCGCACCTCGGTCGCGGTGCCGATCATCGAAGTGCTCCCCGAGGCCGGCATGGTGCGTGCCGACTTCGAGGCCGACCTTGCCGCGGCCCTCGCCGACGGTCCGGTGGCCTGGGGTACGCCGGGGCTACGGATCTGCGGGTGGTGCGCGCCGTGCCGCGAAGCGGCATACCTCGCCCGCGACGTCCGCACGGTCGCCGGGCTGCGCATGGAAGACCGGGCCCCGCTGCTGGGCGCCGGTATCTCGACGATCGACCAGCTCGCAGCCGCAGACGGCGCAGTCGACGGGCTCGACCCGCAGCGGCTCTCCGATCTTCGGGCGCAGGCGCGCCTGCAGGTGCGCGCGTTGCCGCCGGGAGCCGAGCGCGACCCATCGCTGGCCGGAGCAGTGGCGTTCGAGGTCGCTGACGCCGCCCCCATCGAGCAGCTTCCGCGGGCCAGCGAGGGCGATCTGTTCTTCGACTTCGAGAGCGATCCGCTGTGGCGAGCCAGCGATGACGACAGTATCGACGGTCTTGAATACCTATTCGGGCTGTGGGTTCCCGCCCGGACCGACGAGGAGTTCGTGTCGTTCTGGGCGCACAACCGGGCTGAGGAACGCCGGGCTCTCATCCGTTTCATGCAGTTCGTCGAGGCCGCGATCGCGCGCGATCCCGCACTGCACATCTACCACTACTCGTCGTACGAGCCGACCGTCCTGGCACGGGTCGCACAGCGACACGACACCGCCGTGGATCAGGTGGCGCAGCTGATCGACGGCGGCTTCTTCGTCGACCTGCTGCCGGTAGTCCGCGGGTCGCTGCGCACCTCCCAAGACGGGTTCGGTCTGAAGAAGATCGAACCGCTCTACATGGGCGATGAGGCGCGCGACGGCACCGTGCAAACTGCCGCCGCATCGGTCGTCGGCTACCAGGACTACGTCGAGCTACGCGACGCCGGTCGGCTCAGCGAGGCCGCCGCCGTACTCGCCGGCATCGAGGACTACAACCGCTACGACTGCCTGTCGACCTACCGACTGCGCAACTGGCTGCTGTCGCTGGTCGACCTGCCGTCCCGCTAG
- a CDS encoding fatty acyl-CoA synthetase: MPAAATYATRVDTAVTRAARRTPDKLAVTYDGRDWTYREYDDAISRVAGWLLELGFAKGDRVAAYGQNSDAYGLLYLACSRAGLVHVPLNYALTGGELAYLLENSGARGIFVDPHLDNYVDELDEVPGIRFSLTEGPDSVLAHGREGDVPQIDIEVGSEDLVQLLYTSGTTSRPKGSMMTHRALTYHMASCIDAFDADHDDVNLQCMPLYHSAGMHCFFVPYLAIGATTHLLQVPDIPKILQKVESDQITTLFLAPTVWVPLTNHPDFASRDLDSLQKAYYGASIMPVPVVKRLQDRLPKLGLYNCFGQSEVGPLATVLRPEEHEARPDSCGRAVLFVEMRVVDPDLNDVAPGESGEVIYRSPQLCQGYWEKPEETAEAFTGDWFHSGDLARIDEEGYITIVDRIKDVINTGGVLVASREVEDALYTHPAVAEVAVVGLPDEKWIEAVTAFVVTKDGADAGSVDKGELIAHSAQSLAKYKVPKDIRFVDELPRNQSGKLLKRVLRDGAGETASAN; the protein is encoded by the coding sequence ATGCCCGCTGCCGCTACCTACGCCACCCGAGTCGATACCGCGGTCACGCGCGCTGCGCGCCGGACGCCGGACAAGCTCGCCGTCACCTACGACGGCCGAGACTGGACCTACCGCGAGTACGACGACGCGATCTCACGGGTGGCCGGGTGGCTGCTCGAGCTCGGGTTCGCCAAAGGCGACCGGGTTGCGGCGTACGGCCAGAACTCCGACGCCTACGGGCTGCTGTATCTCGCGTGCTCGCGCGCGGGTCTGGTGCACGTGCCGCTGAACTATGCGCTCACCGGCGGCGAGCTGGCCTATCTGCTGGAAAACTCCGGTGCGCGGGGCATCTTTGTCGATCCGCACCTTGATAACTACGTCGACGAGCTCGATGAGGTCCCTGGCATCCGCTTCTCGTTGACTGAGGGGCCGGACTCGGTCCTCGCTCACGGGCGCGAGGGCGACGTCCCGCAGATCGACATCGAGGTCGGCTCAGAGGATCTCGTCCAGCTGCTCTATACCTCGGGTACGACGTCGCGTCCGAAGGGCTCGATGATGACCCACCGCGCGCTGACCTACCACATGGCCAGCTGCATCGACGCCTTCGATGCCGACCATGACGACGTCAACCTGCAGTGCATGCCGCTCTACCATTCGGCTGGCATGCACTGCTTTTTCGTGCCATACCTCGCCATCGGCGCGACGACCCATCTTTTGCAGGTGCCCGACATTCCGAAGATCCTGCAGAAGGTCGAGAGCGATCAGATCACGACGCTGTTTCTCGCCCCGACCGTGTGGGTGCCGCTGACCAACCATCCCGACTTCGCCTCGCGCGACCTTGACTCGTTGCAGAAGGCCTACTACGGCGCCTCGATCATGCCGGTGCCGGTGGTCAAGCGGCTGCAGGACCGGCTGCCGAAGCTCGGGCTCTACAACTGCTTCGGCCAGTCCGAGGTCGGCCCGCTCGCCACGGTCTTGCGCCCGGAGGAGCACGAGGCGCGCCCGGACTCGTGCGGTCGAGCGGTGCTCTTTGTCGAGATGCGGGTCGTGGACCCTGACCTGAATGACGTTGCGCCGGGGGAGTCCGGGGAGGTCATCTATCGCTCGCCCCAGCTGTGCCAGGGCTACTGGGAGAAGCCCGAGGAGACGGCCGAGGCCTTCACCGGCGACTGGTTCCACTCCGGTGACTTGGCTCGGATCGACGAGGAGGGTTACATCACGATCGTCGACCGGATCAAGGACGTCATCAACACCGGCGGCGTACTCGTCGCGTCCCGGGAGGTCGAGGATGCGCTCTATACCCATCCTGCGGTGGCCGAGGTCGCGGTGGTGGGGCTGCCGGATGAGAAATGGATCGAGGCGGTGACCGCGTTTGTGGTCACTAAGGACGGGGCCGACGCGGGGAGCGTCGACAAGGGCGAGCTGATCGCGCATTCGGCGCAGTCCCTAGCGAAATACAAGGTGCCCAAGGACATCCGGTTTGTCGATGAGCTCCCGCGCAACCAGTCCGGCAAACTGCTCAAGCGGGTGCTGCGTGACGGTGCCGGCGAGACGGCATCCGCGAACTAG
- a CDS encoding SRPBCC family protein — protein MVQDTIQSVSAVTDVPIPKLFDFLRVPANHVRMDGSGQLVSADLQPINAVGDVFTVHVNNPERGEYDVENHVVAFIPDAQIAWLPASPGKEPSGLRWEWVFDVGAHGETIITQTCDWSQASEDYVATRRLPMVTADEMRLSIRRLIELVSSTIRLT, from the coding sequence ATGGTCCAGGACACCATCCAGAGCGTCTCAGCGGTCACCGACGTGCCGATTCCGAAGTTGTTTGACTTCTTGCGGGTGCCCGCTAACCACGTGCGGATGGACGGTTCAGGCCAGCTCGTCAGCGCGGATTTGCAGCCGATCAACGCAGTCGGTGACGTCTTCACGGTGCACGTCAACAACCCGGAGCGCGGCGAGTACGACGTTGAAAACCATGTCGTCGCGTTCATCCCAGACGCGCAGATCGCGTGGCTGCCGGCCTCGCCCGGCAAGGAGCCCTCGGGCCTGCGCTGGGAGTGGGTCTTTGACGTCGGTGCTCACGGCGAGACGATCATTACCCAGACCTGCGACTGGTCGCAGGCGAGCGAGGACTACGTCGCCACCCGTCGGCTGCCCATGGTGACCGCCGATGAGATGCGGCTGTCGATCCGTCGGCTGATCGAGCTCGTCAGCTCGACCATCCGCCTCACCTAG
- a CDS encoding DoxX family protein, which translates to MSNPVTVNIALLVARVVTGVVFLAHGIQKLTTFGMAGTTASMEGNGVPLPAVAAFLVTWVETLGGIALILGVFTPIVALLLTIDMIGAVFFAHISNGIFVTNGGWELAGILGAISLVFAVIGAGAYSVDQVLGKKLTFLRSPLPAGSR; encoded by the coding sequence ATGAGCAACCCCGTCACCGTCAACATCGCCCTATTGGTGGCCCGAGTCGTGACCGGAGTGGTGTTCCTGGCGCACGGCATCCAGAAGCTCACGACATTCGGAATGGCTGGCACCACCGCAAGCATGGAAGGCAACGGGGTGCCGTTGCCTGCGGTAGCGGCGTTCCTCGTCACTTGGGTGGAGACCCTCGGCGGTATCGCGCTGATCCTGGGTGTCTTCACCCCGATCGTTGCGTTGCTGTTGACCATCGACATGATCGGAGCGGTGTTTTTCGCCCACATCAGCAACGGCATCTTCGTGACCAACGGCGGTTGGGAGCTGGCCGGCATCCTCGGCGCGATCTCGCTCGTCTTCGCGGTGATCGGTGCGGGTGCCTACAGCGTCGATCAGGTGCTGGGCAAGAAGCTCACCTTCCTGCGCTCGCCGCTGCCGGCAGGCTCGCGCTAG
- a CDS encoding cation:proton antiporter — MTSDAFYLIIGLALLIAMVLPTLLHRLPLSPPIILVLIGVVLGVLPISNGIPALPSQHPEVTEHLTEMTVLIALMGVGLAIDRGLSLRRPKSWRTWSSAWRLLGIAMPLSIAGVALLGWVGLGVGPAAALLLGAALAPTDPVLASDVQVEGPTVEAEDQEVDEDDEVRFALTSEAGLNDGLAFPFVYAAIFLATIGPVSEWGISWLTWDLVGKVVIGAAIGVLSGWLLGKVSFRGPHQSLRVAETGEPLMAVAAVLLSYGVAEVVGGYGFLAVFCTALTIRAAERTSQYHETMHGVVERLERLLTLLVLLFLGFALGNGLLDAVDWRSVVIAVGIVFVIRPLSGLIAFVGTGRLNWRERLVVSSFGVRGVGSIYYLAYATNQADFGEESWLWGTVGLTITLSVLVHGISATPVMNWLDSHREGPDRSDETRFRERTQGATQSG, encoded by the coding sequence ATGACCTCCGACGCCTTTTACCTGATCATTGGGCTTGCCCTGCTCATTGCCATGGTGCTGCCTACGCTGCTGCACCGACTGCCGCTGTCACCACCGATCATCCTCGTGCTGATCGGGGTCGTGCTCGGCGTACTCCCGATCAGCAACGGCATCCCGGCCCTGCCGAGTCAGCATCCCGAGGTCACCGAGCATCTGACTGAGATGACCGTGCTCATCGCGCTGATGGGCGTCGGGCTGGCGATCGACCGCGGGTTGTCGCTACGTCGCCCCAAGTCCTGGCGCACGTGGTCGTCGGCGTGGCGCTTGCTCGGCATCGCGATGCCACTGTCGATCGCTGGTGTCGCGTTGCTCGGCTGGGTCGGGCTCGGGGTCGGACCAGCAGCGGCCCTTCTGCTTGGCGCGGCGCTCGCGCCGACAGACCCGGTGCTCGCCTCCGACGTCCAGGTCGAGGGCCCGACGGTCGAGGCCGAAGACCAAGAGGTCGACGAGGACGACGAGGTGCGTTTTGCGCTCACCTCCGAGGCCGGGCTCAACGATGGCTTGGCATTCCCATTCGTGTACGCCGCGATCTTCCTCGCCACCATCGGCCCGGTCAGCGAGTGGGGCATCTCGTGGCTGACATGGGACCTCGTCGGCAAGGTCGTGATCGGGGCGGCGATCGGCGTACTGTCCGGGTGGCTGCTGGGCAAGGTGTCGTTCCGTGGTCCGCACCAGTCGCTGCGGGTGGCCGAGACCGGAGAACCCCTCATGGCCGTCGCGGCGGTCCTGCTGTCGTACGGCGTCGCCGAGGTGGTTGGCGGTTACGGCTTCCTCGCGGTCTTCTGCACGGCGCTGACGATTCGCGCCGCCGAGCGCACCAGCCAGTACCACGAGACGATGCACGGAGTCGTCGAGCGGTTGGAGCGCCTGCTGACCCTACTTGTGCTGCTATTTCTGGGATTCGCGCTCGGCAACGGGCTCCTCGACGCGGTCGACTGGCGCAGCGTCGTCATCGCTGTGGGCATCGTCTTCGTGATCCGTCCGCTCAGCGGCCTCATCGCCTTCGTCGGGACCGGCCGGCTGAACTGGCGAGAGCGCCTCGTCGTGTCGAGCTTCGGAGTGCGCGGAGTCGGCTCGATCTACTACCTCGCCTATGCGACCAACCAGGCCGATTTCGGCGAGGAGTCGTGGCTCTGGGGCACGGTGGGGCTGACGATCACGCTGTCGGTGCTGGTGCACGGGATCAGCGCTACGCCCGTGATGAACTGGCTCGACTCGCACCGTGAGGGCCCCGACCGCAGCGATGAGACGCGTTTCCGTGAGCGGACCCAAGGCGCGACGCAAAGCGGCTAG
- a CDS encoding MFS transporter, with product MSAKPAEAGRGEVDSARGWAVVLATFVSTFVAFGLLYSFGTFFGSMAQEFDVGRGATAFMFSVVTTIYFLLGVVAGRLGDRFGPTPLLVVAAITAFAGMFATSKVDSIWLGYVTYGVGLGIAVSCAYVPMVAFVGGWFRRRRTAALGVAVSGIGVGTLVTAPIAQSLIDAYGWRTSFVILGAVGAVLLLGCALLAAKPPTPPTDEPVRTIAQFVADRDFVKLYVCGVLLATALFVPFVFIKDFAVGQGIPASRAAILVGLIGGASVIGRLGIGALGGRRSVLLLTQGCFVTMTLSQLLWLFAGSSFTMLVIFTVVMGVGYGGYIALMPALLASIFGPVGLGGTLGLLYTSAGFGGLVGPVAIGALIDATSYDVGIIVTAVLLALSTWSLLLVDRHRAMDR from the coding sequence GTGAGCGCCAAGCCCGCCGAGGCCGGACGCGGGGAGGTCGACTCGGCGCGCGGGTGGGCCGTCGTACTCGCCACCTTCGTCAGCACGTTCGTGGCGTTCGGGTTGCTCTACAGCTTCGGCACGTTCTTCGGCTCGATGGCGCAGGAGTTCGACGTCGGGCGTGGGGCGACCGCGTTCATGTTTTCGGTCGTCACGACGATCTACTTCCTGCTGGGTGTCGTCGCTGGGCGGCTGGGCGATCGGTTTGGGCCGACGCCGCTGCTGGTGGTCGCGGCGATCACCGCATTCGCAGGGATGTTTGCCACCTCCAAGGTCGACTCCATCTGGCTGGGCTACGTGACGTACGGCGTCGGCCTCGGTATCGCGGTGTCGTGCGCATACGTGCCGATGGTCGCGTTTGTCGGTGGCTGGTTCCGGCGGCGCCGCACCGCTGCCCTCGGCGTGGCCGTCAGCGGAATCGGCGTGGGAACCCTTGTCACCGCGCCCATCGCCCAGTCGCTGATCGACGCCTACGGCTGGCGCACGTCGTTCGTCATCCTCGGCGCCGTTGGCGCTGTGCTGCTGCTGGGATGTGCATTACTCGCCGCAAAACCGCCCACCCCGCCCACGGACGAGCCGGTCCGCACGATCGCGCAGTTTGTCGCCGACCGCGACTTCGTGAAGCTCTACGTCTGCGGCGTACTTCTCGCCACCGCACTCTTCGTCCCGTTCGTGTTCATCAAGGACTTTGCCGTCGGGCAAGGCATTCCAGCGAGCCGCGCGGCGATTCTCGTGGGCTTGATCGGCGGAGCCAGCGTCATCGGTCGGCTCGGGATCGGCGCGTTAGGCGGCCGGCGAAGCGTGCTGCTGCTGACTCAGGGCTGTTTCGTGACGATGACGCTGAGCCAGCTGCTGTGGCTCTTTGCCGGGTCAAGCTTCACCATGCTGGTGATCTTCACGGTCGTCATGGGGGTGGGGTACGGCGGCTACATTGCCTTGATGCCAGCGCTTCTTGCCTCGATCTTCGGTCCCGTCGGACTTGGCGGCACACTCGGGCTGCTCTACACGTCGGCCGGCTTTGGCGGTCTCGTCGGACCGGTGGCGATCGGGGCGTTGATTGACGCGACGTCGTACGACGTCGGGATCATCGTCACCGCAGTGCTTCTTGCCCTGTCGACTTGGTCGCTGCTGCTCGTCGATCGCCACCGGGCGATGGACCGCTAG